A single window of Nocardia higoensis DNA harbors:
- a CDS encoding GNAT family N-acetyltransferase, whose amino-acid sequence MHLSDGIIALRPAAPGRPHLLGPESAAPPVTVGSPESDPLEIYEIVLLAENQVVGTFGVRAEAPYLRDDQAEFSYAVDPPWRGRGLATRAVILGCRYMAASGMAEEVVLRTDPANSSSVAVARRARFKFLRSIVTDDAGPLDWYVQAV is encoded by the coding sequence GTGCACCTCTCGGACGGCATCATCGCCCTGCGGCCGGCTGCTCCCGGCCGGCCGCACCTGCTCGGCCCGGAGTCGGCCGCCCCACCCGTGACCGTGGGCTCGCCGGAATCGGATCCGCTGGAGATCTACGAGATCGTGCTGCTCGCCGAGAACCAGGTCGTGGGCACCTTTGGAGTGCGCGCCGAAGCGCCCTACCTGCGTGACGATCAGGCGGAATTCAGCTATGCCGTCGATCCACCCTGGCGCGGGCGCGGCCTGGCGACCCGCGCGGTGATCCTGGGCTGCCGATACATGGCCGCCAGCGGTATGGCCGAGGAAGTGGTGCTGCGGACCGATCCGGCGAACTCGTCGTCGGTGGCGGTGGCACGCCGGGCGAGGTTCAAATTCCTGCGCAGCATCGTCACCGACGACGCCGGACCCCTGGACTGGTACGTCCAGGCAGTGTGA
- a CDS encoding oxygenase MpaB family protein: MTATTPRPIPTRHPDSPRKVPGLGPFAKLLGIGDPDEQQWRRLGESLLVGDKPMDDLVEWMYAEGMGTTRPMFDRALEVGIDNVPGAPEPLRRFFAEVEATPDWVDQDLLRRGERVYRSGGNDALYFARDVSFVGGYLASGFNKTLLRTGALEKGPGKRFAETLTWAMDVSSVNGMARYGRGYRSTLHVRFIHSMVRRHVEAMPDWRTDDWGLPINQTDMAATLVGALLAPFVGGMAMGIVPSRADIVAAAHLTRYVGWLIGVEDQWLPHGFRDGVRILNHCMTAITNPDDTSRQLALPMADDPLNWHYRNLPGLRGRIARAQHLSVAGTFLGPKAMRVLGLPAYMPPWYPALRIPINLANSLANAVVPGQRDRAAVRGRQAQEAFVRLLTGEDAATIGESAPAMDKSA, translated from the coding sequence ATGACCGCCACCACACCACGACCGATTCCCACTCGGCACCCTGACAGCCCGCGCAAGGTTCCCGGCCTCGGTCCGTTCGCGAAGCTGCTCGGCATCGGCGATCCCGACGAGCAACAGTGGCGCAGGCTGGGCGAATCGCTGCTCGTCGGCGACAAGCCGATGGACGATCTCGTCGAGTGGATGTACGCCGAGGGCATGGGCACGACGCGCCCGATGTTCGACAGGGCGCTCGAGGTCGGCATCGACAACGTGCCCGGTGCGCCGGAGCCGCTGCGGCGCTTCTTCGCCGAGGTCGAGGCCACACCGGACTGGGTCGATCAGGACCTGCTGCGCCGGGGCGAGCGGGTGTACCGCTCCGGCGGCAACGACGCGCTGTACTTCGCCCGCGACGTCTCCTTCGTCGGCGGCTATCTCGCCTCCGGTTTCAACAAGACGCTCCTGCGCACCGGCGCCCTGGAGAAGGGACCCGGCAAGCGTTTCGCCGAGACCCTGACCTGGGCGATGGACGTCTCCTCGGTGAACGGCATGGCGCGCTACGGGCGCGGATACCGCTCCACGCTGCATGTGCGCTTCATCCATTCGATGGTGCGCCGCCACGTCGAGGCGATGCCGGACTGGCGCACCGACGACTGGGGCCTGCCGATCAATCAGACCGACATGGCCGCGACGCTGGTCGGCGCCCTGCTCGCCCCGTTCGTCGGCGGCATGGCCATGGGCATCGTGCCCTCGCGCGCGGACATCGTCGCCGCCGCGCACCTGACCCGCTACGTCGGCTGGCTGATCGGCGTGGAAGACCAGTGGCTGCCGCACGGTTTCCGCGACGGCGTGCGCATTCTCAACCACTGCATGACGGCCATCACCAACCCCGACGACACCAGCAGGCAACTGGCCCTCCCGATGGCCGACGACCCCCTCAACTGGCATTACCGCAATCTGCCCGGCCTGCGCGGCCGGATCGCGCGGGCCCAGCACCTGTCGGTCGCCGGCACCTTTCTCGGCCCGAAGGCCATGCGTGTGCTCGGCCTGCCCGCCTACATGCCGCCGTGGTACCCGGCGCTGCGGATCCCGATCAACCTCGCCAACAGCCTCGCCAATGCCGTGGTGCCCGGTCAGCGTGACCGTGCCGCCGTGCGTGGGCGCCAGGCGCAGGAGGCGTTCGTGCGTCTGCTGACCGGGGAGGACGCGGCCACCATCGGCGAGTCCGCGCCCGCGATGGACAAGTCCGCCTGA
- a CDS encoding metal-sulfur cluster assembly factor, which translates to MSETPAAEQATVTAESGAQAELSAEEAQLLEDLEEAMRDVVDPELGINVVDLGLVYGLRVENDVAKLDMTLTSAACPLTDVIEDQSRNALVRSGLVEDLEINWVWIPPWGPDKITDDGREQLRALGFTV; encoded by the coding sequence ATGAGTGAGACACCGGCGGCCGAGCAGGCCACTGTCACGGCGGAGAGCGGCGCGCAGGCCGAGTTGTCGGCCGAGGAAGCCCAGCTGCTCGAAGACCTCGAGGAGGCGATGCGCGATGTCGTCGACCCCGAGCTCGGCATCAATGTCGTCGATCTCGGCCTGGTCTACGGACTGCGCGTCGAGAACGACGTCGCCAAGCTGGACATGACGCTCACCTCGGCGGCCTGCCCGCTGACCGACGTCATCGAAGACCAGTCCCGCAACGCTCTGGTGCGCAGCGGCCTGGTCGAGGATCTGGAGATCAACTGGGTCTGGATCCCGCCGTGGGGTCCGGACAAGATCACCGACGACGGCCGTGAGCAGTTGCGTGCCCTGGGCTTCACCGTCTGA
- the sufD gene encoding Fe-S cluster assembly protein SufD, which yields MSELASESSNTAVLPSNLSEARTPAVNKGEVFTSFDVNAFEVPTGRDEAWRFTPIRRLRGLHDGTAVRDGQIAVEVTPADGVTTETVDRTDERLGAAGVPADRVAAQAYSGFESATIVSVGKEIELGQPITVTVTGPGEGRTAYGHLQIRLGDFAVATVVVDYRGSGTYAENVEFVLGDSARLDVVVIHDWADDAVHATAHHARLGRDATLRHAAVTLGGDLVRLTGTVTYDGPGGDAELLGLYFADAGQHFEQRLLVDHSVPHCKSNVLYKGALQGDPKSPKGDARTVWVGDVLIRAAAEGTDTFELNRNLVLTDGARADSVPNLEIETGEIVGAGHASATGRFDDEQLFYLRARGISEEAARRLVVRGFFHEIIQKIAVPEVRERLEAAIEAELAAIGV from the coding sequence ATGAGCGAGCTCGCGAGCGAATCCAGCAATACCGCCGTGCTTCCTTCGAATCTTTCCGAGGCGCGCACACCGGCCGTCAACAAGGGCGAGGTGTTCACCTCGTTCGACGTGAACGCCTTCGAGGTGCCCACGGGCCGTGACGAGGCGTGGCGCTTCACCCCGATCCGCCGTCTGCGCGGTCTGCACGACGGCACCGCCGTGCGCGACGGGCAGATCGCCGTCGAGGTGACCCCCGCCGACGGCGTGACCACCGAGACGGTCGATCGCACCGACGAGCGCCTCGGCGCGGCGGGTGTGCCCGCCGATCGCGTCGCGGCGCAGGCGTACTCCGGTTTCGAGTCGGCGACCATCGTGTCGGTCGGCAAGGAGATCGAGCTGGGGCAGCCGATCACCGTCACCGTCACCGGACCGGGTGAGGGCAGGACAGCCTACGGCCACCTGCAGATCCGGCTCGGCGATTTCGCCGTCGCCACCGTGGTTGTCGACTACCGCGGCAGCGGAACCTACGCGGAGAACGTGGAATTCGTGCTCGGCGACAGCGCCCGGCTCGATGTCGTCGTGATCCACGACTGGGCCGACGACGCTGTGCACGCCACCGCCCATCACGCGCGGCTGGGCCGCGACGCCACCCTGCGTCACGCCGCGGTCACCCTGGGCGGCGACCTGGTGCGCCTGACCGGCACCGTGACCTACGACGGCCCCGGCGGCGACGCCGAACTGCTCGGCCTGTACTTCGCCGACGCGGGCCAGCACTTCGAACAGCGCCTGCTCGTCGACCACTCGGTGCCGCACTGCAAGTCCAACGTGCTGTACAAGGGTGCGCTGCAAGGCGATCCGAAGTCGCCGAAGGGCGATGCCCGCACGGTCTGGGTCGGCGACGTGCTGATCCGCGCGGCCGCCGAGGGCACCGACACCTTCGAACTGAACCGCAACCTGGTGCTCACCGACGGCGCGCGCGCGGACTCGGTGCCCAACCTCGAGATCGAGACCGGCGAGATCGTCGGTGCCGGACACGCCTCGGCGACCGGCCGGTTCGACGACGAGCAGCTGTTCTACCTGCGCGCCCGCGGCATCTCCGAGGAGGCCGCCCGCCGCCTGGTGGTGCGCGGCTTCTTCCACGAGATCATCCAGAAGATCGCGGTGCCCGAGGTCAGGGAGCGGCTCGAGGCGGCCATCGAGGCCGAGCTCGCCGCGATCGGCGTCTGA
- a CDS encoding TetR/AcrR family transcriptional regulator, whose product MPEPHDDVDEAILDAALARILQVGIRRSSLEDIARRAGVSRVTIHRRFGGKDNVVEAMLGRETRRMLDEVTAIATTASGVDAQIEETILYVLLQTRMHRMVTELLRVAPEEVLGFYTVQGERQVRMGIDYIVDMLGHARELGLIDDYDIEPVAELVARLAHSLMLTPNGGGVDFTDPAAARHFVRTTVVPLMKHGIATAAKEHTDDRHHTTTDSHSAP is encoded by the coding sequence ATGCCCGAGCCCCACGACGATGTGGACGAAGCGATCCTGGATGCGGCACTCGCGCGCATCCTGCAGGTCGGCATCCGGCGCAGCAGCCTCGAGGACATCGCGCGCCGCGCCGGGGTCAGCCGCGTCACGATCCACCGGCGGTTCGGCGGCAAGGACAATGTGGTCGAGGCGATGCTCGGCCGCGAGACCCGGCGCATGCTCGATGAGGTCACCGCCATCGCGACCACCGCCTCCGGCGTCGACGCCCAGATCGAGGAGACCATCCTCTACGTCCTGCTGCAGACCCGGATGCACCGCATGGTGACCGAACTGCTGCGCGTCGCCCCCGAGGAAGTACTGGGCTTCTACACCGTGCAGGGCGAGCGGCAGGTGCGCATGGGCATCGACTACATCGTCGACATGCTCGGGCACGCACGCGAACTCGGACTCATCGACGACTACGACATCGAACCGGTCGCGGAACTCGTCGCCCGCCTCGCCCATTCACTCATGCTCACACCGAACGGCGGTGGCGTCGACTTCACCGATCCGGCCGCCGCCCGCCATTTCGTCCGCACAACCGTCGTGCCGCTGATGAAGCACGGAATCGCCACCGCAGCAAAGGAACACACCGATGACCGCCACCACACCACGACCGATTCCCACTCGGCACCCTGA
- the sufU gene encoding Fe-S cluster assembly sulfur transfer protein SufU, producing the protein MRMEQMYQEVILDHYKHPHHRGLREPFGAEVHHVNPTCGDEVTLRVHLVDGDVADVSYDGQGCSISQAATSILTDQVIGLPVQQALKTVDAFNEMISSRGTIEGDEELLGDGVALSGVSKYPARVKCALLGWLAFKDAVIRIASETSASPSSPDEIETELPSGNGERP; encoded by the coding sequence ATGCGTATGGAGCAGATGTACCAGGAAGTCATCCTGGACCACTACAAACACCCGCATCACCGGGGCCTGCGCGAGCCGTTCGGCGCGGAAGTACATCACGTCAACCCCACCTGCGGCGACGAGGTCACCCTGCGGGTGCATCTGGTCGACGGCGATGTCGCCGACGTGTCCTACGACGGTCAGGGCTGCTCGATCAGCCAGGCCGCGACCTCGATCCTCACCGATCAGGTCATCGGCCTGCCGGTGCAGCAGGCGCTGAAGACCGTGGACGCGTTCAACGAGATGATCTCCAGCCGCGGCACCATCGAGGGCGACGAGGAACTGCTCGGCGACGGCGTCGCGCTGTCGGGCGTCTCGAAGTACCCGGCACGGGTGAAGTGCGCGCTGCTGGGATGGCTGGCCTTCAAAGACGCGGTGATCCGGATCGCCTCGGAAACCTCTGCGTCGCCTTCCTCTCCTGACGAAATCGAGACCGAACTCCCGAGCGGAAACGGGGAACGCCCATGA
- a CDS encoding NAD(P)H-dependent flavin oxidoreductase: protein MSLPSVLRDRLRLPVIASPMFIVSTPDLVIAQCSAGVIGSFPSLNARPQSELRVWLNRITEALAAHDAAHPESPSAPYAVNLIVHKSNDRLEEDLRVVEEFQVPVVITSLGARPDVNERIHAYGGVVLHDVIHDAFARKAIDKGADGLIAVAAGAGGHAGTQSPFALVQEIRSWFDGPLALSGSIAHGRSVLAAQAAGADFAYIGSMFIATDEANAATEYKQMIVDSSAADIVYTDRFTGVHGNYLRPSIVAAGIDPEALAASEAATMDFGDGEVVGAKAWRDIWGAGHGVGGVAEIRPTAKVVDQLAAEYAAARERLLVG from the coding sequence ATGAGCCTGCCCAGCGTCCTGCGTGACCGACTCCGCCTGCCGGTGATCGCCTCGCCGATGTTCATCGTGTCCACCCCGGATCTGGTGATCGCCCAGTGTTCGGCCGGGGTGATCGGCTCGTTCCCGTCCCTCAACGCCCGCCCGCAATCGGAGCTGCGGGTCTGGCTGAACAGGATCACCGAGGCGCTGGCCGCCCACGACGCCGCGCACCCGGAGTCACCGAGCGCGCCGTACGCGGTGAACCTGATCGTGCACAAGAGCAACGACCGGCTGGAAGAGGACCTGCGGGTCGTCGAGGAGTTCCAGGTGCCGGTGGTCATCACCTCGCTGGGCGCGCGACCGGATGTCAACGAGCGCATCCACGCCTACGGCGGTGTGGTGTTGCACGACGTGATCCACGACGCCTTCGCGCGCAAGGCGATCGACAAAGGCGCTGACGGGCTCATCGCCGTCGCCGCGGGCGCGGGCGGGCACGCGGGCACCCAGTCGCCGTTCGCCCTGGTCCAGGAGATCCGTTCCTGGTTCGACGGGCCGCTGGCGCTGTCGGGCTCGATCGCGCACGGCCGGTCGGTGCTCGCCGCCCAGGCAGCGGGTGCCGATTTCGCCTATATCGGGTCGATGTTCATCGCCACCGACGAGGCCAACGCGGCGACGGAGTACAAGCAGATGATCGTGGACTCCTCGGCCGCCGACATCGTCTACACCGACCGCTTCACCGGCGTGCACGGCAACTACCTGCGGCCGAGCATCGTGGCCGCGGGCATCGATCCCGAGGCGCTCGCGGCCAGCGAAGCCGCGACGATGGACTTCGGCGACGGGGAGGTCGTCGGCGCGAAGGCGTGGCGCGACATCTGGGGCGCGGGTCACGGGGTCGGCGGCGTCGCCGAGATCCGGCCCACCGCGAAGGTGGTCGACCAGCTCGCCGCCGAGTACGCGGCCGCGCGCGAGCGTCTGCTGGTCGGCTGA
- a CDS encoding nitroreductase/quinone reductase family protein — MEAKKAAGAALHGFNTGLGFLLDTPLVGPLLSKGLATITYVGRRSGKTFSTPVGYRRVGDDIVIGVAMPDKKNWWRNFLDDGAPITVRINGIDRRGHAVTTRDERGGVSVRVRFSAQG, encoded by the coding sequence GTGGAAGCGAAGAAGGCGGCCGGAGCCGCACTGCACGGATTCAACACCGGGCTGGGCTTCCTGCTCGACACTCCACTGGTCGGCCCGCTGCTGAGCAAGGGATTGGCGACCATCACCTACGTCGGTCGCCGCTCCGGGAAGACCTTCAGCACACCCGTCGGATATCGCCGCGTCGGCGACGACATCGTCATCGGCGTCGCCATGCCGGACAAGAAGAACTGGTGGCGCAACTTCCTCGACGACGGCGCGCCGATCACGGTACGCATCAACGGCATCGACCGGCGCGGCCACGCCGTGACGACGCGCGACGAGCGCGGCGGGGTGTCGGTGCGGGTGCGCTTCAGCGCGCAGGGCTGA
- the sufC gene encoding Fe-S cluster assembly ATPase SufC, which yields MTTLEIKDLHAEVANPDEHGEPIKILNGVNLTIRSGETHAIMGPNGSGKSTLSYAIAGHPKYTVTSGSITLDGEDVLAMSVDERARAGLFLAMQYPVEVPGVSMSNFLRTAVTAVRGEAPKLRHWVKEVKESMSELEIDPAFAERSVNEGFSGGEKKRHEILQLGLLKPKIAILDETDSGLDVDALRIVSEGVNKYKERENGGVLLITHYTRILRYIQPEFVHVFVGGRIVAEGGAELAEELDANGYVRFTQSSPTPSAAPTAIPQSATAGA from the coding sequence ATGACCACCCTGGAAATCAAGGATCTGCACGCCGAGGTCGCCAACCCCGACGAGCACGGCGAGCCGATCAAGATCCTCAACGGCGTGAACCTCACCATCCGCTCCGGTGAGACGCACGCCATCATGGGCCCCAACGGCTCGGGCAAGTCGACGCTGTCCTACGCCATCGCCGGCCACCCCAAGTACACCGTGACCTCCGGTTCGATCACCCTCGACGGCGAGGACGTGCTGGCGATGTCGGTGGACGAGCGGGCGCGCGCGGGTCTGTTCCTGGCCATGCAGTACCCGGTCGAGGTGCCCGGCGTCTCGATGTCGAACTTCCTGCGCACCGCCGTCACCGCCGTGCGCGGCGAGGCCCCGAAGCTGCGGCACTGGGTCAAGGAGGTGAAGGAGTCGATGAGCGAGCTCGAGATCGACCCCGCCTTCGCCGAGCGCAGCGTCAACGAGGGCTTCTCCGGCGGTGAGAAGAAGCGCCACGAGATCCTGCAGCTGGGTCTGCTCAAGCCGAAGATCGCCATCCTCGACGAGACCGACTCCGGACTCGACGTCGACGCGCTGCGTATCGTGTCCGAGGGCGTGAACAAGTACAAGGAGCGCGAGAACGGCGGCGTGCTGCTGATCACGCACTACACCCGCATCCTGCGCTACATCCAGCCGGAGTTCGTGCACGTCTTCGTCGGCGGCCGCATCGTCGCCGAGGGCGGCGCGGAACTGGCCGAGGAACTCGACGCCAACGGCTACGTCCGCTTCACGCAATCCTCACCCACCCCGTCGGCTGCGCCGACTGCCATCCCCCAGTCCGCGACCGCGGGAGCCTGA
- a CDS encoding cysteine desulfurase: protein MTAAPVTGSHTLDLARIRADFPILSRTVRDGKPLVYLDSGATSQRPLSVLDAEREFLTERNSAVHRGAHQLAEEATDAYEGARADIARFVGVDAGEIVFTKNATESLNLVTYSFADDRFPYHLGPGDEIVITELEHHANLVPWQELARRTGATLKWYGVTDDGRIDLTSLELTPATKVVAFTHQSNVTGAVSPVEELVSRAKAVGALTVLDACQSVPHMPVDFRALGVDFAAFSGHKMLGPSGVGVLYGRRALLEQTPPFITGGSMIETVTMEYSTYAPPPQRFEAGVPMTSQVVGLGAAVHYLEAIGMDAVAAHEHALTGAALEGLGAIEGVRIVGPTENVERGGAVSFVVDGIHAHDVGQILDDEGVAIRVGHHCAWPLMRRLGVPATARASFAVYNTLDEVDLLVAAVRKAQKFFGVSGAV, encoded by the coding sequence ATGACCGCTGCGCCTGTCACGGGCAGCCATACTCTCGACCTGGCCCGTATCCGGGCCGACTTCCCGATCCTGAGCCGCACGGTCCGGGACGGGAAGCCGCTGGTGTACCTGGACTCCGGCGCGACTTCGCAGCGGCCGCTGAGCGTGCTCGACGCCGAACGCGAGTTCCTGACCGAACGCAACTCCGCCGTGCACCGCGGCGCGCACCAGCTGGCCGAGGAGGCGACGGACGCCTACGAGGGCGCGCGCGCCGACATCGCCCGGTTCGTCGGCGTCGACGCCGGGGAGATCGTGTTCACCAAGAACGCGACCGAGTCGCTGAACCTGGTGACCTACTCCTTCGCCGACGACCGGTTCCCGTATCACCTCGGCCCGGGCGACGAGATCGTGATCACCGAACTCGAGCATCACGCCAATCTGGTGCCGTGGCAGGAGCTCGCGCGTCGCACCGGCGCCACGTTGAAGTGGTACGGCGTCACCGACGACGGGCGCATCGACCTCACCTCGCTGGAACTCACTCCCGCCACCAAGGTCGTCGCGTTCACCCATCAGTCCAATGTGACCGGCGCGGTGAGCCCGGTCGAGGAGCTGGTGAGTCGGGCGAAGGCAGTCGGTGCGTTGACCGTGCTCGACGCCTGCCAGTCGGTGCCGCACATGCCGGTCGACTTCCGTGCGCTCGGGGTGGATTTCGCCGCCTTCTCGGGCCACAAGATGCTGGGTCCGTCCGGCGTCGGCGTGCTCTACGGCCGCCGCGCGCTGCTCGAGCAGACGCCGCCGTTCATCACCGGCGGCTCGATGATCGAGACGGTCACCATGGAGTACAGCACCTATGCCCCGCCGCCGCAGCGGTTCGAGGCAGGCGTGCCGATGACCTCCCAGGTGGTCGGACTCGGTGCGGCTGTGCACTATCTCGAGGCCATCGGTATGGACGCGGTCGCCGCGCACGAGCACGCGCTCACCGGCGCCGCGCTGGAAGGGCTCGGTGCCATCGAGGGCGTGCGGATCGTCGGCCCCACCGAGAACGTCGAGCGTGGCGGCGCGGTGTCGTTCGTGGTGGACGGCATCCACGCCCACGACGTCGGCCAGATCCTCGACGACGAGGGGGTCGCGATCCGCGTCGGTCATCACTGCGCCTGGCCGCTGATGCGCAGGCTCGGCGTGCCGGCCACCGCGCGCGCCTCCTTCGCGGTCTACAACACCCTCGACGAGGTCGACCTGCTGGTGGCGGCGGTGCGCAAGGCGCAGAAGTTCTTCGGCGTGAGTGGAGCGGTATAG
- a CDS encoding DUF4189 domain-containing protein, with protein MSLLRKTALAAVVSAGAVTGLVGAGSSAAAAPSYGTLALSPSTGRTVAAVGHPSRVVADAHAIRECGVYDCDLVLHITDSCGAIARGADGRFGWAAGPSRAEAEQAAIASLGDSAPPFPDLGSAQPRPAQVSVSGCTANTID; from the coding sequence TTGTCTTTGTTGCGTAAGACCGCCCTCGCGGCGGTCGTGTCCGCCGGCGCCGTGACCGGCTTGGTGGGCGCCGGTTCGTCAGCTGCCGCCGCGCCGTCCTACGGGACGCTGGCACTGTCGCCGAGTACCGGCAGGACGGTGGCCGCGGTCGGCCACCCCAGCCGCGTCGTCGCCGATGCCCACGCGATCCGCGAGTGCGGCGTCTACGACTGCGATCTGGTCCTGCACATCACCGATTCGTGTGGGGCCATCGCGCGGGGCGCGGACGGCCGATTCGGTTGGGCCGCAGGACCTTCGCGTGCCGAGGCCGAGCAAGCCGCGATCGCCTCGCTGGGGGACAGCGCGCCCCCGTTCCCGGATCTCGGCAGTGCCCAGCCGCGTCCCGCGCAGGTGTCCGTTTCCGGGTGCACCGCCAATACGATCGACTGA
- the sufB gene encoding Fe-S cluster assembly protein SufB: MTQEETIASLGNYGYGWSDSDVAGASATRGLSEAVVRDISAKKSEPEWMLEQRLKALRIFDRKPMPHWGSNLDGIDFDNIKYFVRSTEKQATSWEELPEDIKNTYDKLGIPEAEKQRLVAGVAAQYESEVVYHQIREDLEAQGVIFLDTDTGLKEHPEIFRKYFGSVIPAGDNKFSALNTAVWSGGSFIYVPPGVHVDIPLQAYFRINTENMGQFERTLIIVDEDAYVHYVEGCTAPIYKSDSLHSAVVEIIVRKGGRCRYTTIQNWSNNVYNLVTKRAKAEAGATMEWIDGNIGSKVTMKYPAVWMTGEHAKGEVLSIAFAGEGQHQDTGAKMLHLAPNTSSTIVSKSVARGGGRASYRGLVQVNKGAHGSKSTVKCDALLVDTISRSDTYPYVDIREDDVTMGHEATVSKVSEDQLFYLMSRGMTEDEAMAMVVRGFVEPIAKELPMEYALELNRLIELQMEGAVG, from the coding sequence ATGACCCAGGAAGAGACCATCGCCTCGCTGGGTAATTACGGCTATGGCTGGTCCGATTCCGACGTGGCCGGCGCGAGTGCGACTCGCGGCCTGTCCGAGGCTGTCGTGCGCGACATCTCGGCGAAGAAGAGCGAGCCGGAATGGATGCTCGAGCAGCGGCTGAAGGCACTGCGCATCTTCGATCGCAAGCCCATGCCGCACTGGGGCTCGAACCTCGACGGCATCGACTTCGACAACATCAAGTACTTCGTGCGCTCGACCGAGAAGCAGGCCACGTCCTGGGAAGAGCTGCCCGAGGACATCAAGAACACCTACGACAAGCTGGGTATCCCCGAGGCGGAGAAGCAGCGTCTGGTCGCCGGTGTCGCCGCGCAGTACGAGTCCGAGGTCGTCTACCACCAGATCCGCGAGGACCTGGAGGCCCAGGGCGTGATCTTCCTGGACACCGACACCGGTCTCAAGGAGCACCCGGAGATCTTCCGGAAGTACTTCGGGTCGGTCATCCCGGCCGGCGACAACAAGTTCTCCGCGCTCAACACCGCGGTCTGGTCGGGCGGCTCGTTCATCTACGTGCCGCCGGGCGTGCACGTCGACATCCCGCTGCAGGCCTACTTCCGGATCAACACCGAGAACATGGGCCAGTTCGAGCGCACCCTGATCATCGTCGACGAGGACGCCTACGTGCACTACGTCGAGGGTTGTACCGCGCCGATCTACAAGTCCGACTCGCTGCACTCCGCGGTCGTGGAGATCATCGTGCGCAAGGGCGGTCGCTGCCGCTACACCACGATCCAGAACTGGTCGAACAACGTCTACAACCTGGTCACCAAGCGGGCCAAGGCCGAGGCGGGCGCGACCATGGAGTGGATCGACGGAAACATCGGCTCCAAGGTCACCATGAAGTACCCGGCCGTGTGGATGACCGGTGAGCACGCCAAGGGTGAAGTGCTCTCGATCGCCTTCGCCGGCGAGGGGCAGCATCAGGACACCGGCGCGAAGATGCTGCACCTGGCGCCGAACACCTCCTCGACCATCGTGTCGAAGTCGGTCGCCCGCGGCGGTGGCCGCGCGTCCTACCGCGGCCTGGTCCAGGTCAACAAGGGCGCCCACGGCTCGAAGTCGACGGTGAAGTGCGACGCGCTGCTGGTGGACACCATCAGCCGCTCCGACACCTACCCCTACGTCGACATCCGCGAGGACGACGTGACGATGGGCCACGAGGCCACCGTCTCCAAGGTGTCCGAGGACCAGCTGTTCTACCTGATGAGCCGAGGCATGACCGAGGACGAGGCGATGGCGATGGTCGTGCGCGGCTTCGTCGAGCCGATCGCCAAGGAACTCCCGATGGAGTACGCCCTGGAACTCAACCGCCTGATCGAACTGCAGATGGAAGGAGCGGTGGGCTGA